One window of the Labilibaculum sp. genome contains the following:
- a CDS encoding AMP-binding protein, with protein sequence MKQYKSLTFPALFSETAAKFGNCNAMALVGQTPFTYNEVYTNIQALLAFFEKLGIKPGDKIALLSTNMPNWGMAYYATTFMGAVVVPMLPDFSQFEIENILSHSEAKAVFVSTGLRSKIKNLKIETLQSIIAIEDFNLIHTNESSPKFDLSEKPKQDYQVCEDDMAAIIYTSGTTGNSKGVMLSHKNICSNAILSKTIHPIDETDRFLSILPLSHTYENTLGYVIPMIAGSCIYYLGKAPVPSLLLSAFKEVRPTIMFSVPLIIEKIYRSKILPSINGKAVTKYLYKIPFFRKKLNAIAGKKLMETFGGKLTFFGIGGAKLNSKVELFLREAKFPYAIGYGLTETAPLIAGCGPAITKFQSTGPALVGVELKINNPDPVTQIGEVWAKGDNVMMGYYKEPEKTKEVLTEDGWFKTGDLAKMDKDNYLYIEGRLKNMIVGSSGENIYPEEIESVINNFKHVIESVVIEQKGKLVAMVHFNYEELEQQYQHLKKEVGNYVDDTVDELMQELQVYVNSRVNKFSQVQLVIAQIDPFQKTATHKIKRFLYH encoded by the coding sequence ATGAAACAGTATAAAAGTTTAACTTTTCCTGCGCTTTTTTCGGAAACTGCAGCGAAATTCGGCAACTGTAATGCAATGGCCCTTGTTGGGCAAACTCCCTTTACTTATAACGAGGTTTATACAAATATTCAAGCCTTACTTGCATTTTTTGAGAAGTTGGGAATTAAACCGGGTGATAAAATTGCTCTGTTGAGCACGAACATGCCCAATTGGGGTATGGCCTACTATGCAACAACTTTTATGGGTGCAGTTGTTGTTCCAATGTTACCTGATTTTAGTCAGTTTGAGATTGAAAATATTTTAAGCCATTCTGAAGCAAAAGCTGTTTTTGTTTCGACAGGTTTGCGTTCTAAAATTAAAAACCTTAAAATTGAAACCTTACAATCGATTATTGCAATTGAAGATTTCAATTTAATTCATACAAATGAATCTTCACCGAAATTTGATCTTTCTGAAAAACCAAAGCAGGATTATCAGGTTTGTGAGGATGATATGGCTGCAATTATTTATACGTCTGGAACAACAGGCAACTCTAAGGGTGTTATGTTGTCTCATAAAAATATCTGCTCCAATGCTATTCTGTCAAAAACAATCCATCCTATAGATGAAACGGATCGTTTTCTTTCAATTTTACCTTTGTCGCACACCTATGAAAATACTTTGGGATATGTGATTCCGATGATTGCCGGTTCTTGTATCTATTATTTAGGAAAAGCTCCCGTGCCTTCATTATTATTGTCAGCATTTAAAGAAGTACGGCCAACCATCATGTTTTCGGTACCATTGATTATCGAGAAGATTTACAGGAGTAAAATTTTACCGTCGATTAATGGGAAAGCCGTTACCAAATATTTATATAAAATTCCGTTTTTCCGCAAGAAGCTGAATGCAATTGCCGGAAAAAAATTAATGGAAACCTTTGGTGGTAAATTAACCTTTTTTGGTATTGGCGGAGCTAAATTGAATTCTAAGGTTGAACTATTTTTGCGTGAAGCAAAATTTCCCTATGCAATTGGTTATGGATTAACAGAAACAGCACCATTAATTGCAGGATGTGGTCCGGCAATTACTAAATTTCAATCTACAGGGCCTGCTTTAGTCGGAGTTGAGCTGAAAATCAATAATCCAGACCCTGTTACTCAAATTGGAGAAGTATGGGCAAAGGGTGATAATGTGATGATGGGTTACTATAAAGAGCCCGAAAAAACCAAGGAGGTTTTAACCGAAGATGGTTGGTTTAAAACCGGCGACTTGGCAAAAATGGATAAAGACAATTATTTATATATCGAAGGTCGATTGAAAAATATGATTGTTGGATCAAGTGGAGAAAACATTTATCCGGAAGAAATAGAATCGGTAATCAATAACTTTAAACATGTAATAGAGTCTGTAGTTATTGAGCAGAAAGGAAAATTGGTTGCAATGGTTCATTTTAATTATGAGGAATTGGAACAGCAATATCAACATCTTAAAAAAGAGGTGGGGAATTATGTCGATGACACTGTTGATGAGTTAATGCAGGAATTACAGGTTTATGTGAATTCACGTGTAAATAAATTTTCGCAGGTTCAGTTAGTGATCGCCCAAATTGACCCATTTCAAAAAACGGCAACGCATAAAATAAAGCGGTTTCTATACCATTAG
- the cobA gene encoding uroporphyrinogen-III C-methyltransferase: protein MIRERGKVSIVGAGPGDPELITLKAIRAIENAEVVLYDYLVNKELLGYCKPDCQIVYVGKKNKQHTYPQEEINKMLIEFGLSGKKIARLKGGDPFVFGRGAEEILGLQEHDIEFEVIPGITAGVAVPGAAGIPVTLRNVASSVAFFTGHQCENHKTEIQWDKIAVGIDTLVFYMGVTQAPRIVRNLMANGRKPETPVAMIRWGTLPEQEVMKGTLENIVAKMEQHDFKPPAIFIVGEVVAYSEQLSPLINQMAKTEI from the coding sequence ATGATACGCGAAAGAGGTAAAGTAAGCATTGTTGGAGCTGGGCCAGGTGATCCGGAATTAATTACACTGAAGGCAATCAGAGCCATTGAAAATGCAGAAGTTGTTTTATACGATTATTTGGTAAACAAGGAATTGCTAGGATATTGCAAACCTGATTGTCAGATTGTTTACGTTGGTAAAAAGAACAAACAACACACCTATCCTCAGGAGGAAATTAATAAAATGCTGATTGAGTTTGGCTTATCGGGAAAAAAAATTGCTCGTTTAAAAGGTGGCGACCCATTTGTTTTCGGACGGGGAGCTGAAGAAATACTTGGTTTGCAGGAGCATGATATTGAATTTGAGGTGATTCCGGGAATTACAGCTGGGGTTGCGGTTCCCGGAGCAGCAGGTATTCCCGTTACATTGAGAAATGTGGCTTCTTCAGTAGCTTTTTTCACAGGACATCAGTGCGAAAATCACAAAACAGAAATTCAGTGGGATAAGATTGCTGTGGGTATTGATACTCTGGTTTTCTATATGGGGGTGACTCAGGCTCCACGAATTGTTCGTAATCTGATGGCAAATGGCAGGAAACCGGAAACACCGGTTGCAATGATTCGTTGGGGAACTTTGCCGGAACAGGAAGTAATGAAAGGAACTTTAGAAAATATTGTGGCAAAGATGGAACAGCACGACTTTAAGCCACCGGCAATTTTTATTGTTGGGGAGGTAGTTGCTTATTCAGAACAATTATCACCATTGATTAATCAAATGGCCAAAACAGAAATTTGA
- a CDS encoding sirohydrochlorin chelatase, whose product MNRKGILLCGHGTRKERGAKAFQEFAERFASQTTHYEVEFGFLELSEPDFETGVKRLVEKGVTEIIAVPVFLFTGVHMERDIPYALKSFQEKYKVKIQLANYIGTCNEMVEYGVQLINETLEAKDWKSDETAFLGLGIGASKAEANGDLAKMTRLIQEKYKYPFAINAYTSSMTYPALPVVLDWLKVLPFKNIMMLPFVFFPGVYMDKAYEIMEHFAKENPDKNIEIAPLLGDANGLFEVLNARLQEVLDGKVDLIMSTDLTGVEPHHHHGHDHGHCHGQSHDQGHHHHH is encoded by the coding sequence ATGAACAGAAAAGGAATTTTATTATGTGGGCATGGAACCCGCAAAGAAAGGGGCGCGAAAGCATTTCAAGAGTTTGCGGAGCGATTTGCATCTCAAACTACGCATTATGAGGTTGAATTTGGATTTTTGGAGCTTTCGGAGCCGGATTTTGAAACAGGAGTAAAACGATTGGTTGAAAAAGGTGTGACAGAGATTATTGCTGTTCCAGTATTTCTTTTTACCGGAGTACATATGGAAAGAGATATTCCTTACGCTCTAAAAAGCTTTCAGGAAAAATATAAGGTGAAAATTCAGTTGGCCAATTACATCGGAACATGCAATGAAATGGTTGAGTATGGAGTGCAGCTAATAAATGAAACTCTTGAAGCTAAGGATTGGAAGAGCGACGAGACTGCATTCCTTGGATTAGGTATTGGAGCTTCCAAAGCTGAGGCTAATGGAGATTTGGCGAAAATGACCCGATTAATTCAGGAAAAATACAAGTATCCATTTGCCATTAATGCTTACACAAGCAGCATGACTTATCCGGCATTGCCTGTGGTATTGGATTGGTTGAAGGTTTTGCCGTTCAAAAATATTATGATGTTACCATTTGTATTCTTTCCAGGAGTTTATATGGATAAAGCATACGAGATAATGGAACATTTTGCAAAAGAAAACCCGGATAAGAACATCGAAATTGCACCTCTGTTAGGTGATGCAAATGGATTGTTTGAGGTATTAAATGCAAGATTACAGGAAGTGTTGGATGGAAAAGTTGATCTAATAATGAGTACTGATTTAACTGGAGTAGAACCACATCATCATCACGGACACGATCACGGGCATTGTCACGGACAAAGTCATGATCAAGGACATCATCATCATCATTAA
- the cobI gene encoding precorrin-2 C(20)-methyltransferase: MSGKVFGVALGPGDPELITVKALNCLKKSEKIYYPATQSSKGNQDSFSLVILKQLGVEENKFVPITVPMSKDRSAAEKAYADLFLKVQKDVGEGKQVVVVSEGDISFFSTFSYLLEDFRKNSVDFEMIPGVPAFILGGSAGKLALATQNDKLLIAPDIEDEEELKSLLEQNQTVVLMKLSMVRDWIKVFIQNSDLKFFYGEYLGTQKQFTCTDMESLKDRKIPYFAILIFYGNK; encoded by the coding sequence ATGAGCGGAAAAGTGTTTGGAGTGGCCTTAGGCCCTGGAGATCCTGAGTTAATTACGGTGAAAGCTTTGAACTGTTTGAAGAAATCAGAGAAGATTTACTATCCGGCAACGCAATCATCAAAAGGAAATCAGGATAGTTTTTCATTGGTGATTTTGAAACAACTGGGTGTAGAAGAGAACAAGTTTGTTCCGATTACAGTGCCGATGAGCAAGGATCGATCGGCGGCAGAAAAAGCATATGCAGATTTGTTTCTGAAAGTGCAGAAGGATGTTGGAGAGGGCAAACAGGTAGTAGTGGTGAGCGAAGGAGATATTTCATTTTTCAGTACTTTTTCCTATTTACTTGAAGATTTCAGGAAGAATAGTGTCGATTTTGAGATGATTCCGGGAGTTCCGGCTTTTATTTTGGGAGGATCAGCAGGAAAACTGGCATTGGCAACTCAGAACGATAAATTATTAATAGCTCCAGACATAGAGGATGAAGAGGAACTGAAATCTCTGCTGGAGCAGAACCAAACTGTCGTTTTGATGAAGTTATCAATGGTTCGTGATTGGATTAAAGTATTCATTCAAAATAGTGATCTGAAGTTCTTTTACGGTGAATATTTAGGAACTCAAAAGCAGTTTACCTGCACCGATATGGAAAGTTTGAAGGACAGGAAAATTCCATACTTCGCCATTTTAATTTTTTACGGAAATAAATAA
- the cobJ gene encoding precorrin-3B C(17)-methyltransferase → MPNRLGKITVAGLGPGSPDLFLNPAIDAIREADVVIGYKYYFQFIESFLKKGTECMDTGMRQEVQRAEKAFELAETGKDVVVISSGDAGIYGMASLVFEMAEKTQSKVELKVIPGISAFQAAAAKLGAPLSHDLVILSLSDLLTNYALIEKRIKAAAMGDFVTAIYNPKSNKRYWQLYRLRELFLEEREETTPVAIVRQVARAEEQITLTNLRDFDPEMVDMFSLVIVGNSQSYISGDRFITPRGYYSKEEQEGRPGPLIMQESFRTIAAELKEMDLPLETKWILLHCIHTSADFELAEILKVQNDATPKLNEYLQKGGVIITDVTMVQSGIRKKACERMGVEIKCYLHDPRTMELSVKHGITRTQAGIRLAVEEHPDALYVFGNAPTALIELTDLMRSKNIQPAGIIAAPVGFVNVKESKHRVKSFTDLPAVIIEGRKGGSTLAATIVNAILSLEDAYDLKPGRDV, encoded by the coding sequence ATGCCAAATAGATTAGGAAAAATAACCGTTGCAGGCCTTGGACCAGGAAGTCCGGATCTGTTTTTAAATCCGGCAATAGATGCAATAAGAGAAGCCGATGTGGTGATCGGATACAAATATTATTTCCAGTTCATAGAATCATTTCTGAAAAAAGGAACAGAATGTATGGATACGGGAATGCGTCAGGAAGTGCAGCGCGCCGAAAAGGCATTTGAATTGGCTGAAACAGGGAAAGATGTTGTTGTGATCAGCTCTGGCGATGCCGGCATTTACGGAATGGCATCGCTTGTTTTCGAAATGGCTGAGAAAACACAATCGAAAGTAGAGCTAAAAGTCATACCCGGGATTTCTGCTTTTCAGGCTGCTGCGGCAAAATTGGGAGCTCCACTTAGTCACGATTTGGTGATACTTTCCTTGTCGGATTTACTGACCAATTATGCTTTGATCGAGAAGAGAATAAAGGCAGCTGCGATGGGCGATTTCGTAACTGCAATTTACAATCCGAAAAGCAATAAAAGATATTGGCAATTGTATCGTTTACGGGAACTGTTTTTGGAAGAACGAGAAGAAACAACACCAGTTGCCATTGTGCGCCAGGTGGCTCGTGCCGAAGAACAAATTACTTTGACAAACCTACGCGATTTTGATCCTGAAATGGTAGACATGTTTTCGCTGGTGATTGTTGGGAATTCGCAAAGCTATATTTCAGGTGATCGGTTTATTACACCACGTGGATACTACAGTAAAGAAGAACAGGAGGGAAGACCGGGTCCTTTGATTATGCAGGAAAGCTTTCGAACAATTGCTGCAGAATTGAAAGAAATGGATTTACCCTTGGAAACGAAATGGATTCTTTTGCATTGCATTCATACTTCGGCAGACTTTGAATTGGCTGAGATTTTAAAAGTACAGAACGATGCAACTCCAAAATTGAATGAATACCTCCAAAAAGGAGGTGTAATCATTACTGATGTTACTATGGTTCAGTCGGGAATTCGCAAAAAAGCCTGCGAGAGAATGGGCGTTGAGATCAAATGTTATTTGCACGATCCCCGCACCATGGAATTGTCCGTAAAACATGGTATCACCCGCACTCAGGCGGGAATTCGTTTGGCAGTAGAGGAGCATCCCGACGCTTTGTATGTATTTGGAAATGCGCCAACAGCATTGATTGAATTAACTGACTTAATGAGAAGTAAAAACATTCAGCCAGCCGGGATCATAGCGGCTCCGGTTGGATTTGTGAATGTAAAAGAATCAAAACACAGAGTGAAGAGTTTTACAGATTTACCCGCTGTTATTATTGAAGGACGAAAAGGTGGTTCTACCTTAGCTGCAACCATTGTGAATGCCATTTTAAGCTTGGAAGATGCTTACGATTTAAAACCCGGAAGAGATGTTTAA
- the cbiE gene encoding precorrin-6y C5,15-methyltransferase (decarboxylating) subunit CbiE, with product MFNFYIIGIPDRMEVSLSDEVKEVLQNHHYFSGGKRHRNLVASYLPENAKWIDVVIPLEGTFLVYEQIDEPIVVIASGDPLFFGIGNTIKCRFPDAKIKVYPYFNSLQLLAHEFQLAYGEMTICTLTGRNWVNLDQELIRGKKCIGVLTDKRKTPATIAARMLDAGFDNYKVIVGSKLGGEEQYCTEISLHEVVGKDFAHPNCLILIQEREIKRTLGIHEADFHILEGRPKMITKRSIRLNSISFLELNNAKHLWDVGYCTGSVSIEAKQFAPHLQVTAFERREESKELLKLNQRKFCVPGIDGIHGDFFNIDLSAIQSPDRIFIGGHGGKLNEMMNRLCAVLHDDGIIVFNAVSEATKQDFLKAAKELQMEITDQMIIQQDDHNPIVIFQAKKRN from the coding sequence ATGTTTAATTTTTACATCATTGGCATACCAGACCGAATGGAAGTAAGTCTATCTGATGAGGTGAAGGAGGTGCTGCAAAATCATCACTATTTCTCGGGAGGAAAGCGCCACAGAAATTTGGTTGCTTCTTATTTGCCTGAAAATGCCAAATGGATTGATGTTGTTATTCCATTGGAGGGAACCTTTCTTGTTTACGAGCAGATAGATGAACCCATTGTTGTGATTGCATCCGGAGATCCATTATTTTTTGGTATCGGTAACACGATCAAGTGCCGTTTTCCGGATGCAAAAATAAAGGTTTACCCTTATTTCAACAGTTTACAGTTGCTGGCACATGAGTTTCAATTGGCTTATGGCGAAATGACAATTTGCACCCTGACCGGAAGAAATTGGGTGAATTTGGATCAGGAGTTGATTCGCGGTAAAAAATGCATTGGTGTTCTTACCGATAAGAGAAAAACACCGGCCACAATTGCAGCAAGAATGCTGGATGCCGGTTTCGACAATTACAAGGTGATTGTAGGTTCAAAACTGGGAGGAGAAGAACAATATTGTACAGAAATTTCATTGCATGAGGTTGTTGGTAAGGACTTTGCTCATCCAAATTGTTTGATTCTAATTCAGGAGAGGGAGATCAAACGGACATTGGGCATTCACGAGGCTGATTTTCACATTCTGGAAGGCAGGCCAAAGATGATAACCAAGCGAAGCATCCGATTGAATTCCATTTCATTTTTGGAATTGAATAATGCAAAACACCTTTGGGATGTAGGATATTGCACGGGTTCGGTTTCTATTGAAGCCAAGCAGTTTGCCCCGCATTTGCAGGTGACTGCTTTTGAACGCAGAGAAGAATCGAAAGAGCTTTTGAAGCTGAATCAACGAAAATTTTGCGTGCCTGGAATAGATGGCATTCACGGTGATTTTTTCAATATTGATTTGTCTGCAATTCAAAGTCCGGATCGGATCTTTATTGGCGGGCACGGAGGTAAATTAAACGAAATGATGAATCGGTTGTGTGCTGTTTTGCACGATGATGGGATCATTGTTTTTAATGCGGTTAGCGAAGCAACCAAGCAGGATTTTCTGAAGGCAGCAAAAGAGCTTCAAATGGAGATTACCGATCAGATGATTATACAGCAGGATGATCACAACCCGATTGTAATATTTCAGGCTAAAAAAAGGAATTAA
- the cobM gene encoding precorrin-4 C(11)-methyltransferase, with protein MSNTFIIINNSFAIATAERIVAKMEGSTIVSVAGYPGSNKISSLPDFLSESFQVADLLIFIGAMGICVRSIAPFIQNKAIDPAVINIDLHGKYVQSVLSGHKGGANEYAQQIAEITNGTAIITTASDTLEVWPLDIFGKKYNWTNEYQNVSENDLIAAFVNQKKTALLLEVKNGGTQSLQDSCPDFVEVFYQFDQIKQEDFDLLIAVTPTLYETNIPSLFFRPKCIVVGTGAQKGIGVEAFENELRSRFEANRLAFASLKSIHSITVKANEEAYKQFSETTNLSFITYSSEELNEKEGEVSYSAAAHREVGAVNVSEASALIASGANTLLQTKSKHVDANGKHFTLALAMDAEQERKGEIFIVGAGPGAPDLISVRGKSLLKRADLILYAGSLVPRELTNYGKTSCVIRNSADLTLEEQFDVMKEHYDRGGLVVRLHTGDPCIYGAIQEQMNFFDQHEMDYEIVPGISSFQAAAARLKSQFTIPEKVQSIILTRGEGRTPMPPREQLAEFAKFQSTICLFLSVTLVDKLQADLLEGYPENTPVAICHKLTWKEEKIWRGELKDLAKIVKENKLSLTVMIVVGEAIGNRKNRSLLYDPKFTHGCRKGINS; from the coding sequence ATGAGCAATACATTCATCATTATCAATAACAGTTTTGCTATAGCAACTGCCGAACGCATTGTTGCAAAAATGGAAGGAAGTACGATTGTTTCTGTTGCCGGATATCCGGGCAGCAATAAAATTTCTTCTTTACCGGATTTTCTTTCAGAATCTTTTCAGGTTGCCGATTTGCTGATTTTTATTGGAGCTATGGGCATTTGCGTAAGAAGTATTGCTCCTTTTATCCAGAATAAAGCGATAGATCCGGCAGTAATCAATATCGATTTGCATGGGAAATATGTGCAGTCGGTTTTGTCGGGACACAAAGGTGGTGCGAATGAGTACGCTCAGCAAATTGCTGAAATCACCAATGGAACGGCGATAATTACAACAGCAAGTGATACATTGGAGGTATGGCCATTGGATATCTTTGGCAAAAAATATAACTGGACGAATGAATATCAGAATGTTTCTGAGAACGATTTGATTGCTGCCTTTGTAAATCAGAAGAAAACAGCATTACTTTTAGAGGTGAAAAACGGGGGGACGCAAAGCTTGCAGGATTCCTGTCCTGATTTTGTGGAGGTTTTCTATCAATTTGATCAGATTAAACAGGAAGATTTTGATTTGCTGATAGCTGTGACTCCCACATTGTACGAAACAAATATTCCAAGTTTGTTTTTCCGCCCTAAGTGCATCGTGGTTGGTACCGGTGCACAAAAAGGAATTGGAGTAGAAGCTTTTGAAAATGAATTAAGATCCCGGTTTGAGGCAAACCGCTTGGCTTTTGCATCCTTAAAAAGCATTCACAGTATCACTGTAAAGGCCAACGAAGAGGCTTATAAACAATTCAGCGAGACAACTAATTTATCCTTCATTACTTATTCTTCCGAAGAATTAAATGAGAAGGAAGGTGAAGTTTCCTATTCTGCGGCAGCGCATCGTGAAGTGGGAGCTGTAAATGTATCCGAGGCATCGGCATTGATCGCCAGCGGAGCAAATACACTGCTTCAAACCAAGAGCAAGCACGTTGATGCCAATGGAAAGCATTTTACCCTGGCTTTGGCCATGGATGCTGAGCAGGAGCGGAAAGGCGAAATTTTTATTGTTGGTGCGGGGCCGGGTGCACCCGATTTAATTTCCGTTCGAGGCAAGAGTCTTTTGAAACGAGCTGATTTGATTTTATATGCCGGAAGTTTGGTGCCAAGGGAATTAACCAATTATGGGAAAACTTCCTGTGTGATTCGAAACTCTGCAGATTTAACTCTCGAAGAGCAGTTTGATGTGATGAAAGAGCATTACGATCGGGGTGGATTGGTTGTGCGTTTGCATACTGGTGATCCTTGCATTTACGGTGCTATTCAGGAACAAATGAATTTCTTCGATCAGCACGAAATGGATTATGAAATTGTTCCGGGTATTTCCTCCTTTCAGGCTGCAGCTGCACGTTTAAAGTCGCAATTTACGATTCCCGAAAAGGTTCAATCTATCATCTTGACTCGTGGAGAAGGCAGAACGCCGATGCCACCAAGAGAGCAATTGGCTGAGTTCGCTAAATTCCAGAGCACGATCTGTTTGTTTTTAAGTGTGACTTTAGTGGATAAACTGCAGGCTGATTTATTGGAAGGATATCCGGAGAATACACCAGTGGCCATCTGTCACAAATTAACCTGGAAAGAGGAAAAGATTTGGAGAGGTGAATTGAAAGATCTGGCAAAAATTGTGAAGGAAAACAAACTATCCTTAACCGTAATGATTGTGGTTGGTGAAGCCATTGGAAACCGGAAAAACAGATCTTTATTATATGACCCTAAATTTACTCACGGTTGTCGAAAAGGTATTAATAGTTAG
- the cbiD gene encoding cobalt-precorrin-5B (C(1))-methyltransferase CbiD, whose translation MKILLFGGTTEGKATSNWLDDLEIPHFYSTKTSSGNYESRFGQRICGAMNVEEICTFCLENEIDLLIDAAHPFAEVLHHSIVESANQASLPVIRVERDAVPRINSKWIQYHHSLVSILTDLHSQKYKNILSLVGVKAIPVIHKIVPNANIWYRILDFPSSLEIAQKAGVEMEKVIVSDAFDGMESIENLLVDEGIEAMITKESGYSGLLDQKMDLAVKHQIPLYVIARPDLPNYDETISNRERLQKYLKNRFGLERKELAHGFTSGTCAAIATKAALKLLLGEELQLKERIALPDGGICEMQLHQNRFMEDFALCSVVKNSGDDPDITDGMEIGACLRWNDVNCIRFVKGEGVGTVTLNGLGIPLGEPAVNPVPRKMIAFELEQILEEYDINRGIDVSVFVPVGKKLGAKTFNPKLGIVDGISIIGTTGRIKPYSLEAYVQTIQKQLNLAVLNGNKHIVVNSGGRSERYLKEKFPDLGDLAFLQYGNFIGEMLQTINASGAEKVSMGIMTGKAVKLAAGHLDTHSSKVVLDHNFLMGLARDCSYSEEIIQQIGEIKMARELEELVPFMGDEPFFKAVKFKCEKVCKQVITDCSFELLLISNNGVII comes from the coding sequence ATGAAAATATTATTATTCGGGGGAACGACTGAGGGGAAAGCAACATCTAACTGGTTGGATGATTTAGAGATTCCGCATTTTTACTCAACAAAAACGAGTTCGGGAAATTACGAATCCAGATTCGGACAGCGAATTTGTGGTGCGATGAATGTGGAAGAGATTTGTACCTTTTGTTTGGAAAATGAAATTGATTTACTGATAGATGCCGCACATCCTTTTGCAGAAGTCTTGCATCACAGTATTGTGGAGTCGGCCAATCAGGCAAGTCTGCCGGTAATTAGAGTGGAGCGCGATGCAGTACCTCGAATTAATAGCAAATGGATACAATATCACCACAGTTTGGTATCGATATTGACAGATTTGCATTCCCAAAAGTATAAAAATATACTTTCGCTGGTTGGCGTAAAAGCCATACCGGTGATTCATAAAATCGTGCCAAATGCTAATATATGGTATCGGATTCTTGATTTTCCTTCTTCACTGGAAATTGCCCAAAAGGCAGGTGTTGAAATGGAAAAGGTTATTGTTTCGGATGCATTTGATGGAATGGAATCCATTGAAAATTTATTGGTTGATGAGGGAATTGAAGCCATGATTACGAAAGAGAGTGGCTACTCGGGTTTGTTGGATCAGAAAATGGATTTGGCGGTAAAACATCAAATTCCATTGTACGTGATTGCCCGACCCGACTTACCCAACTACGATGAGACGATAAGTAATCGGGAAAGGCTGCAGAAATATTTGAAGAATCGGTTTGGATTGGAGCGAAAAGAATTGGCTCATGGTTTTACTTCGGGGACTTGTGCTGCAATAGCTACGAAAGCGGCCCTAAAATTACTCTTAGGAGAAGAATTGCAGCTAAAAGAGCGCATTGCTTTGCCCGATGGTGGAATTTGTGAAATGCAATTGCATCAGAACAGATTCATGGAAGATTTTGCTTTGTGTTCGGTGGTGAAAAACTCCGGCGACGATCCGGATATTACCGATGGAATGGAAATCGGCGCCTGCCTGAGGTGGAATGATGTGAATTGCATTCGTTTTGTGAAAGGGGAAGGAGTGGGAACGGTTACTTTAAATGGTTTGGGAATTCCCTTAGGCGAACCGGCAGTAAATCCTGTTCCCCGAAAGATGATTGCATTCGAATTGGAACAAATTCTGGAAGAGTATGATATTAATAGAGGTATTGATGTTTCGGTATTTGTGCCCGTAGGTAAAAAACTGGGAGCGAAGACTTTTAATCCCAAGCTGGGAATTGTTGATGGCATTTCCATCATCGGAACTACCGGAAGAATTAAGCCTTACTCGTTGGAAGCTTATGTGCAAACCATTCAAAAACAGTTGAACTTGGCTGTGCTGAACGGGAACAAACACATTGTGGTAAATTCCGGAGGAAGAAGCGAACGATATCTGAAAGAGAAGTTTCCTGATTTGGGCGATTTGGCTTTCCTGCAATATGGGAATTTTATTGGCGAAATGCTGCAAACAATTAATGCTTCGGGTGCCGAAAAAGTAAGCATGGGAATCATGACTGGCAAAGCAGTGAAACTGGCTGCCGGACATCTGGATACACACAGCAGTAAGGTTGTTTTAGATCATAATTTTCTGATGGGATTGGCAAGAGATTGCAGTTATTCCGAAGAGATTATTCAACAAATTGGAGAAATTAAAATGGCGCGGGAACTGGAAGAATTAGTTCCATTTATGGGAGATGAACCATTTTTTAAAGCTGTAAAATTTAAATGTGAAAAGGTTTGTAAGCAAGTTATTACAGACTGCAGTTTCGAGCTTCTTTTAATCAGCAATAATGGAGTTATTATTTAG